In Fibrobacter sp. UWB10, a single window of DNA contains:
- a CDS encoding Maf family protein → MGKTKVILASGSPRRREILQLIGVDFEVVVSNEEEKPTAKDPLEFPKENASIKALAVSRKMPSEIVLGFDTLVFLDGKPLGKPHSEAEALEMLTNLNGRSHKVITGVAIAHGGQIIKAECEETEVVFRDCSKQELENYVNSKDPMDKAGAYGIQTAGARLIKEIRGCYYNVVGLPVARMLQMLRELKVEV, encoded by the coding sequence ATGGGAAAAACGAAAGTGATTTTGGCGAGTGGGTCGCCCAGACGCAGAGAAATTCTGCAACTGATAGGCGTAGATTTTGAGGTGGTGGTTTCGAACGAAGAAGAAAAGCCGACTGCCAAGGACCCGCTTGAGTTCCCGAAAGAAAATGCTTCGATCAAGGCGCTTGCCGTTTCGCGCAAGATGCCGTCGGAAATTGTCCTCGGGTTTGACACGCTTGTGTTCTTGGATGGTAAGCCTTTGGGCAAGCCGCATAGTGAAGCGGAAGCTCTTGAAATGCTTACAAACCTTAACGGAAGGTCGCACAAAGTAATAACCGGTGTGGCGATTGCCCATGGCGGACAAATTATTAAAGCGGAATGCGAAGAAACAGAGGTTGTTTTTAGAGACTGTTCTAAACAAGAGCTCGAAAATTATGTAAATTCTAAAGACCCGATGGATAAGGCTGGCGCCTATGGGATTCAGACCGCAGGAGCGAGACTTATCAAGGAAATTCGGGGTTGTTATTACAACGTTGTGGGGCTGCCCGTTGCACGAATGCTCCAAATGTTAAGAGAGTTGAAGGTAGAGGTATAA
- a CDS encoding helix-turn-helix domain-containing protein produces MSNPTEEMRPEEKLGEFIARVRVSRGMKLEELSDKIKLNVTHVKSIEASDWKAFPVAAYVRGYLRSISQILNLNADEVLKAYSAESGAPRKNDFEDVSRETKLVPLKEGEIKKKSMAVPVVIVLLVLAFLVASHFLDVESLSQKQANEQQPAENVPAAVEDSMTQEIPDGAEAVPADSMATAAAAKDSSAEKAAANATVSQAVVDSAVKKSDLPASATIFISSDSKKETVAEEAPKTSKTNFVLVGSGEALSWVGLKRRENSDAFLKEANISRAGVRMVYNTNDTLCVTIGDPVAIAKMLLNGVETPLPEMKFGRVTRFRVYGGKIVK; encoded by the coding sequence ATGTCGAATCCGACTGAAGAAATGCGTCCCGAAGAAAAGTTGGGCGAGTTTATTGCAAGAGTCCGCGTGAGTCGCGGAATGAAGCTTGAAGAACTTTCTGATAAGATCAAGCTTAATGTGACGCATGTCAAGTCTATTGAAGCGAGCGATTGGAAGGCTTTCCCGGTGGCCGCCTATGTGCGTGGTTATTTACGCTCCATCAGCCAAATCCTTAATTTGAATGCCGACGAGGTGCTTAAGGCTTACAGTGCCGAAAGTGGTGCCCCGCGCAAGAATGATTTTGAAGACGTTTCTCGCGAAACGAAGCTTGTTCCCCTCAAGGAAGGTGAAATCAAGAAGAAGAGCATGGCAGTGCCTGTCGTGATTGTGCTTCTCGTACTGGCATTCCTAGTCGCGTCTCATTTCTTGGATGTGGAATCCCTTTCTCAAAAGCAGGCTAACGAACAACAGCCGGCAGAAAATGTTCCGGCCGCTGTCGAAGATTCTATGACTCAGGAAATTCCGGATGGTGCCGAAGCCGTGCCGGCCGATTCTATGGCAACAGCCGCTGCGGCCAAGGATTCGTCTGCTGAAAAGGCTGCTGCCAATGCAACAGTAAGCCAGGCTGTGGTTGATTCGGCTGTCAAGAAGTCTGATCTGCCCGCTTCTGCAACGATTTTCATTTCGTCTGATTCCAAGAAGGAAACCGTTGCTGAAGAAGCTCCGAAAACAAGCAAGACGAATTTTGTTTTGGTCGGTTCTGGCGAAGCCCTTTCTTGGGTTGGCCTGAAGCGTCGTGAAAATTCGGATGCCTTCCTTAAAGAAGCTAATATTTCTAGAGCTGGCGTTCGCATGGTTTACAACACGAATGATACTTTGTGCGTAACTATCGGCGATCCGGTCGCTATTGCCAAGATGCTTCTGAACGGTGTCGAAACTCCGCTTCCGGAAATGAAGTTTGGCCGCGTGACACGTTTCCGCGTGTACGGTGGCAAAATCGTAAAGTAA
- the hisB gene encoding imidazoleglycerol-phosphate dehydratase HisB produces the protein MRSTNISRKTGETDITLSLNLDDSTPGKISSGNGFLDHMLNLFQVHGGIHLDLTCVGDVHVDMHHSMEDIAIVLGQALVECLGDKKGIERYGFYFVPMDEALSRVCIDFSNRIGFVWNVKLPAAMAGGIEASMFEHFFKSLCENARMNLHVELFYGNDNHHCLESIFKAFARAVAMAIAPSRTVKGIPSSKGVL, from the coding sequence ATGCGTAGCACGAATATCTCTCGCAAGACAGGCGAAACCGATATTACCCTCTCTCTGAATCTTGATGATTCTACTCCGGGTAAGATTAGTTCCGGTAATGGCTTCTTGGACCACATGCTTAATTTGTTCCAAGTCCACGGTGGAATCCACCTGGATTTGACTTGCGTGGGAGATGTCCATGTCGATATGCACCATAGCATGGAAGACATTGCGATTGTGCTTGGTCAGGCTTTGGTCGAATGCCTTGGCGACAAGAAGGGTATCGAACGTTACGGATTCTACTTTGTGCCGATGGACGAGGCTTTGAGCCGCGTGTGCATTGACTTTAGCAACCGCATTGGTTTTGTGTGGAACGTGAAACTCCCGGCTGCTATGGCTGGCGGTATCGAAGCGAGCATGTTCGAACACTTCTTCAAGAGCCTGTGCGAAAATGCCCGCATGAACCTGCATGTGGAACTGTTCTACGGTAACGACAACCATCATTGCCTGGAATCGATTTTCAAGGCTTTTGCCCGCGCCGTGGCTATGGCTATTGCCCCGAGCCGTACGGTGAAGGGTATTCCAAGCAGCAAGGGCGTGCTTTAA
- a CDS encoding FISUMP domain-containing protein, which translates to MKKIYLLPLLSILFACTSDNTIVQDNISEPDNQEISSSSEDAIESSSDEVTPTYSSSEPIPESSSEELSSSSEAPVSSSEEPVSSSEELQSSSSERIVINFDSLPSFIDARDSQSYKYITIGKQVWMAENLRYRKGFDSLNHINDWCYNNHDERCPEYGALYTWSGAMNVDEKYNTERLWRKRPDAPVQGICPEGWHLPTTKDFEALQKLSGNTNAYEKLRAPYGWENNTEGTNDIGFFAVGSGYMDWRTPTFTDSLNIAGFWAASDISYSTADVFAIIAGKTYHSPTKDKRNGYSVRCIKGEGEVIDSSNIYYKPFWDDMKERIDYGLLIDERDEHFYRTVKIGEQTWMAENLNYDGNFGGYCQDDLEENCDLYGRQYFFTQMLEISKPTITVHYYGVNLPAQGVCPNGWHIPDSTEWNTLIAFAKSARGNEFPHNLVARKSFRRINGAQDSVSFWGYDTYGFSIFPYYKAKYYSTGEFGIGAVFASSIQYSGSISGYHSYQFWATPISEETGVTFEAIGRSVKDFDAHVRCIKN; encoded by the coding sequence ATGAAAAAGATATACCTTTTACCCTTATTGTCTATTTTATTCGCTTGCACCAGCGATAACACTATCGTGCAAGACAATATCTCGGAGCCGGACAATCAAGAAATTTCTTCGTCTTCAGAAGATGCTATAGAATCATCCTCTGACGAAGTGACGCCAACCTATTCATCGTCGGAACCCATCCCGGAATCTTCGTCAGAAGAACTGAGTTCGTCATCAGAAGCACCCGTATCATCTTCTGAAGAGCCGGTATCGTCGTCTGAAGAGCTACAGTCTTCTAGCAGCGAACGCATCGTCATCAATTTCGATTCGCTACCGAGTTTTATCGACGCAAGAGATTCCCAGTCCTACAAGTACATCACCATCGGCAAGCAAGTCTGGATGGCCGAAAATTTGCGCTACCGCAAGGGATTCGATTCGTTGAACCATATCAACGACTGGTGCTATAACAACCACGACGAAAGGTGTCCCGAATACGGAGCCCTCTACACTTGGAGTGGCGCCATGAATGTCGATGAAAAGTATAATACGGAACGCCTTTGGCGCAAGCGGCCAGACGCCCCTGTTCAAGGGATTTGTCCCGAAGGCTGGCACCTGCCCACCACAAAAGATTTCGAGGCCCTGCAAAAATTAAGCGGCAACACTAACGCCTACGAAAAGCTGCGCGCTCCCTACGGTTGGGAAAATAATACCGAAGGCACGAACGATATAGGATTCTTCGCCGTCGGTTCAGGATATATGGACTGGCGCACACCCACTTTTACCGACAGCCTTAACATTGCTGGTTTCTGGGCTGCCAGCGATATTTCTTACTCTACCGCAGACGTGTTCGCCATTATTGCCGGAAAAACATACCATTCCCCCACCAAAGACAAGCGAAACGGATACTCTGTCCGCTGCATTAAAGGCGAAGGCGAAGTGATTGACAGCAGCAACATCTATTACAAGCCCTTCTGGGACGACATGAAAGAGAGAATCGATTACGGCTTATTGATTGATGAACGAGACGAACACTTCTACAGAACGGTCAAAATCGGCGAACAGACTTGGATGGCAGAAAACCTGAACTATGACGGAAATTTCGGCGGATACTGCCAAGACGACTTAGAAGAAAACTGCGACCTGTACGGAAGGCAATACTTCTTTACGCAAATGCTCGAAATAAGCAAGCCGACCATCACGGTACACTATTACGGCGTCAATTTGCCCGCACAGGGCGTTTGTCCCAATGGTTGGCATATTCCTGACTCCACGGAATGGAATACCTTGATCGCATTTGCAAAAAGCGCCCGCGGGAACGAATTCCCCCATAATTTGGTTGCTAGGAAATCGTTCAGACGCATCAACGGAGCCCAAGACTCCGTCAGTTTCTGGGGGTACGACACTTATGGTTTCAGCATCTTCCCCTATTATAAGGCAAAATACTATTCAACCGGAGAATTCGGCATAGGCGCAGTATTTGCATCTAGCATCCAATACTCTGGAAGCATCAGCGGATACCACTCCTACCAATTCTGGGCAACTCCTATATCAGAGGAAACAGGCGTTACGTTCGAAGCTATAGGCCGTTCCGTAAAAGATTTCGATGCCCATGTCCGTTGCATCAAAAACTAG
- a CDS encoding type B 50S ribosomal protein L31, which produces MKEGIHPNYQPVVFVDANTGKEYITRSTKSSAEKKTIDGVEYSVISLEITADTHPFWTGKQHRVDTAGRIDRFNKRFAGNITGAKRKTRKAAPAKAEDAE; this is translated from the coding sequence ATGAAAGAAGGTATCCACCCTAACTATCAACCGGTCGTGTTCGTCGATGCGAATACGGGTAAAGAATACATCACCCGCTCCACGAAGTCTTCCGCCGAAAAGAAGACTATCGATGGTGTTGAATATAGCGTAATTTCTCTCGAAATTACGGCTGATACCCATCCGTTCTGGACGGGTAAGCAGCATCGCGTGGATACGGCTGGCCGTATCGACCGCTTCAACAAGCGTTTCGCTGGCAACATCACTGGTGCAAAGCGTAAGACCCGCAAGGCTGCTCCTGCCAAGGCTGAAGACGCTGAATAA
- a CDS encoding glycosyl hydrolase 53 family protein, producing the protein MGIRLGKFGLASFTTLFALVVNGCDNGSNNAAEYDYEVIDNERDSSAVTVLDTIYDTIQMPPFDEVLVYPPQGGDTLAYLSSSTADTPNSSALEVDPGASSGMEPPHSSSSEMSSGVILPNSSSSGIVPDLSSDSRPLRSSSSKIEPPPESSSRMVPPSSSSKGPVLDFSFYNGADISTVQEYERWGAKFYDVDGTEKDVFTLLKDHGFNAIRLKTFVSPKAQYGYAASGCDHDAEAYADKDHIIAYAKKIKAAGMAFLLDIHYSDNWADPGKQIIPSRWRSVTSSDAMADSVYNYTYDLINSLKQVNATPEMVQIGNETTPGILIHVPNSKTDCWGNGVDKASTAINGDMGTSAGKANAGKYFKAGIRAVKAVSQDIKTVLHIESIRKTSTVDWWMNEIFKNQKVPADVMGFSAYTAYGDDKPDKWNSLFRNLISTYPNLEFIVAEYNGGESDNTYSYDGSRKKAVDMVRGLDRWIGAFFWEPTLSGAWGPSLFDWDGPDLRANKKAFDEYKVEF; encoded by the coding sequence ATGGGAATTCGATTGGGAAAATTTGGTCTAGCCTCTTTTACGACGTTATTTGCGCTTGTCGTGAATGGTTGCGATAACGGCTCTAACAATGCTGCGGAATATGACTACGAAGTCATAGATAATGAACGCGATTCATCTGCGGTAACTGTTCTCGATACGATTTATGATACCATTCAAATGCCACCGTTTGATGAGGTCTTAGTTTATCCGCCCCAAGGCGGGGATACGCTTGCTTACCTGAGTTCTTCTACAGCGGATACTCCGAATTCATCGGCACTTGAGGTGGATCCGGGTGCTTCTTCTGGCATGGAACCGCCACACTCTTCGTCGTCGGAAATGTCTTCGGGCGTTATATTGCCGAATTCGTCTTCGTCGGGAATCGTTCCTGATTTATCTTCGGACTCGAGGCCGCTACGTTCCTCGTCTTCTAAGATAGAACCTCCTCCGGAATCTTCTTCTAGAATGGTGCCACCCTCTTCTTCGAGCAAGGGGCCGGTGCTTGACTTTAGCTTCTATAACGGTGCGGACATTTCGACGGTGCAGGAATACGAGCGCTGGGGTGCCAAATTCTACGATGTGGATGGCACCGAGAAAGATGTCTTTACGCTCCTGAAAGATCACGGGTTTAATGCGATTCGTTTGAAGACTTTTGTGAGTCCGAAGGCTCAGTATGGTTATGCCGCGTCGGGCTGCGATCACGATGCCGAAGCTTACGCCGACAAGGACCATATTATTGCGTATGCGAAAAAGATTAAGGCTGCTGGCATGGCCTTCTTGCTGGACATTCATTACAGCGACAACTGGGCGGATCCTGGCAAGCAGATTATTCCGAGTCGCTGGCGCAGCGTGACAAGTTCCGATGCGATGGCGGATTCTGTATACAATTACACTTACGACTTGATTAATTCGCTTAAGCAAGTGAATGCGACGCCAGAGATGGTGCAAATCGGTAACGAAACCACGCCGGGCATTTTGATTCATGTGCCGAACAGCAAAACAGACTGCTGGGGCAACGGGGTAGACAAGGCATCTACTGCAATCAATGGTGATATGGGTACAAGTGCCGGCAAGGCTAATGCGGGCAAGTACTTTAAGGCGGGTATTCGCGCTGTCAAGGCGGTGTCGCAAGACATCAAGACTGTGCTCCACATCGAAAGCATCCGCAAGACAAGTACGGTCGATTGGTGGATGAATGAAATCTTCAAGAACCAGAAGGTTCCTGCCGACGTGATGGGATTTTCGGCGTATACCGCTTACGGTGATGACAAACCGGACAAGTGGAATAGTTTGTTCAGAAACTTGATTTCGACTTATCCGAATTTGGAATTCATTGTGGCCGAATACAACGGCGGCGAATCGGATAATACATATTCTTACGATGGCTCGCGCAAGAAGGCTGTAGATATGGTTCGCGGGCTAGACCGCTGGATTGGCGCCTTTTTCTGGGAACCCACTTTGAGCGGGGCCTGGGGACCGTCTCTATTTGATTGGGATGGCCCGGATTTAAGGGCGAATAAGAAGGCTTTTGACGAGTACAAGGTGGAGTTTTAA
- a CDS encoding chorismate mutase gives MNIEDWRNRIDELNDELIALLNKRASYATEIGKIKKEKGLPVFDASREDAVLEKVSSLTKGPLSPESIKNIFRVIMQETRKVEE, from the coding sequence ATGAATATTGAAGACTGGCGCAACCGTATTGATGAACTGAATGATGAACTGATTGCCCTTTTGAACAAGAGGGCAAGTTATGCGACTGAAATCGGAAAAATCAAGAAAGAAAAGGGTCTCCCTGTTTTCGATGCCAGTAGGGAAGATGCCGTTCTCGAAAAAGTTTCGTCCCTGACAAAGGGCCCGCTTTCGCCGGAATCCATCAAGAATATTTTCCGCGTCATTATGCAAGAAACCCGAAAGGTGGAGGAGTAA
- a CDS encoding prephenate dehydrogenase/arogenate dehydrogenase family protein yields the protein MRFTFVGFGLLASSVAAAIKQAKLPTVVRAVSSPATLARAKELGLADEFFGYDEIKDWVPGSDVILLCAPILHILKTIENLSQMDLSLLDARKQILVSDIGSTKVEICKAGAKLPKPFVFVGSHPMAGSEKRTLEYNDPSIFENAYWFVCPPEGIDESVYKPLLNLISFVGANAVVFPPEHHDRTMAWVSHMPQMLSSTLAASMPERLVKPNYQHYAGRAFRDMTRIAASGWNMWHDIAVTNRDQTVLALKEVRAGIDKTVEAMESLKVVCEGKPAGDDCSAALETVFKAGNDGRASLFAPGRNAAAAFSEITVPLKDVPGALLQVLQPLADNNLNIRDIELMKVRENIAGTLLLAFKTPEEARRAMQILLQLGYDVKER from the coding sequence ATGCGCTTTACTTTTGTTGGCTTTGGACTTTTGGCAAGTTCGGTAGCCGCTGCCATTAAACAGGCAAAGTTGCCGACGGTGGTACGTGCGGTGAGTAGCCCTGCAACGCTTGCTCGTGCAAAGGAACTGGGGCTTGCCGATGAATTTTTCGGCTACGATGAAATCAAGGACTGGGTTCCCGGTTCCGATGTGATTTTGCTTTGCGCCCCGATTCTCCATATTTTAAAGACGATTGAAAACTTGTCTCAGATGGATTTGTCGCTGCTGGATGCACGAAAGCAGATTCTAGTGAGCGATATCGGATCGACTAAGGTGGAAATTTGCAAGGCGGGTGCCAAGCTCCCGAAGCCGTTTGTGTTTGTGGGCAGCCACCCGATGGCGGGTTCCGAAAAGCGTACGCTTGAATATAACGATCCCTCGATTTTTGAAAATGCATACTGGTTTGTATGCCCGCCAGAAGGCATAGACGAATCGGTGTACAAGCCGCTCTTGAACTTGATTTCGTTTGTGGGCGCAAATGCCGTGGTGTTTCCGCCGGAACATCATGACCGCACCATGGCTTGGGTGTCGCACATGCCGCAGATGCTTTCGTCGACGTTGGCGGCGAGTATGCCGGAACGCTTGGTAAAGCCCAACTACCAGCATTACGCTGGCCGCGCCTTTAGAGACATGACGCGCATTGCCGCCTCTGGCTGGAACATGTGGCACGATATCGCCGTCACCAACCGCGATCAGACCGTGCTTGCGCTTAAAGAAGTGCGCGCCGGAATCGACAAAACGGTGGAAGCCATGGAAAGCCTGAAGGTGGTTTGCGAAGGCAAGCCCGCGGGCGATGATTGCTCTGCTGCGTTGGAGACTGTTTTCAAGGCCGGTAACGATGGCCGTGCAAGCTTGTTTGCACCGGGTCGCAATGCCGCAGCTGCCTTCTCTGAAATTACGGTGCCCCTGAAAGATGTTCCGGGTGCGCTGTTGCAGGTGCTGCAACCCCTTGCCGACAACAATTTGAACATTCGCGATATTGAACTGATGAAAGTCCGCGAAAATATTGCAGGCACTTTGCTGCTTGCGTTTAAGACCCCTGAAGAGGCCCGCCGTGCCATGCAGATTCTCTTGCAGCTTGGTTACGACGTAAAGGAACGCTAA
- a CDS encoding 3-phosphoshikimate 1-carboxyvinyltransferase, giving the protein MEFVLNPDRERMELALVMALLVNGRTVFEDFSFAAGVEPFAEALKEFGLNYMQQGHQLVLEGKGFQYALPSMLPMDLGESRCVMLWTLASKDVEQIYTFAAENDEAGIAKVAHAKELLQKYFKVKPVDDEPAKFTFTFAPEEVAIKKDSLGNVATVMRNRLLLRTLIRGEYLSFEEKGSVHDQWTKMLMYFGVNVKYESRGMEQLTELERRMMIARGQKVERSQFTEISETQVITGRDYYIPGDATEAMAFVLLTTIAGIPKNTEVCLKNVDLNSSRAGALTCLKRMGGNFETVSRRERFGDVYGDIMVYPLASGKRLQGRRFSEDTMATGIEEFPFLAVAACFAEGETILRIPKELRAEMRPINEALAENLRKTGAEVGVYDDGLVIRGLETIVNGSDFDGGDVPQNGLALSVLSIALENDEPVANSELVESTYPGVLQKLEQLLEMATAKPETEVS; this is encoded by the coding sequence ATGGAATTTGTTTTAAACCCCGACCGCGAACGCATGGAGCTTGCGCTGGTGATGGCGCTGCTCGTGAATGGTCGTACCGTTTTTGAAGATTTCTCTTTTGCCGCAGGTGTAGAACCTTTTGCCGAGGCCCTCAAGGAATTTGGCCTGAATTATATGCAGCAAGGTCACCAGTTGGTGCTGGAAGGCAAGGGCTTTCAGTATGCGCTCCCGAGCATGCTCCCGATGGATTTGGGCGAATCGCGCTGCGTGATGCTTTGGACGCTTGCTTCTAAGGATGTCGAGCAGATTTATACCTTTGCCGCCGAAAATGACGAAGCGGGAATTGCAAAGGTCGCACACGCCAAGGAACTTTTGCAGAAGTATTTCAAGGTAAAGCCTGTCGACGATGAACCGGCGAAGTTTACGTTTACCTTTGCGCCCGAAGAAGTGGCAATTAAAAAGGATTCGCTCGGCAACGTAGCGACCGTGATGCGTAACCGCTTGCTTTTGCGTACGCTTATTCGCGGCGAATACCTGTCCTTCGAAGAAAAGGGCTCGGTACACGACCAGTGGACTAAAATGCTCATGTACTTTGGCGTGAATGTCAAGTACGAAAGCCGTGGCATGGAACAGTTGACCGAACTGGAACGTCGCATGATGATTGCGCGCGGCCAGAAGGTGGAACGTTCGCAGTTTACCGAAATTTCGGAAACCCAAGTGATTACGGGCCGCGACTACTACATTCCGGGTGATGCGACTGAAGCGATGGCTTTTGTCTTGCTCACGACGATTGCGGGCATTCCGAAGAATACCGAAGTCTGCCTCAAGAATGTGGATTTGAACAGTTCCCGCGCGGGCGCTCTCACTTGCCTTAAGCGCATGGGCGGTAATTTCGAAACCGTAAGCCGTCGCGAACGCTTTGGCGATGTCTATGGCGATATCATGGTGTATCCGCTTGCTTCGGGAAAGCGCTTGCAGGGTAGGCGCTTTTCGGAAGATACGATGGCGACCGGAATCGAAGAATTCCCGTTCTTGGCGGTGGCCGCTTGCTTTGCCGAAGGCGAAACAATTTTGCGCATTCCCAAGGAATTGCGTGCCGAAATGCGCCCGATTAACGAGGCTCTGGCCGAAAACTTGCGTAAGACGGGTGCCGAGGTTGGCGTTTATGACGACGGCCTTGTGATTCGCGGGCTTGAAACGATTGTGAACGGTAGCGATTTTGACGGCGGAGACGTGCCTCAGAATGGTCTTGCGCTTTCGGTGCTTTCGATTGCACTTGAAAACGACGAGCCTGTGGCCAATTCTGAACTTGTTGAAAGCACTTACCCAGGTGTCTTGCAGAAGCTTGAACAGCTTTTGGAAATGGCAACGGCAAAGCCTGAAACGGAGGTGTCGTAG
- a CDS encoding NAD(+)/NADH kinase, protein MNKVKKFQFRTIGIVGWKDKNPDLALALDVISKWAVEHPQVTFCVLNNLKDLVRKPIKIVKESELCKSDLLLAIGGDGTVLSAAHMALGHDTPILGVNAGRVGFLAETRVEGLSQTLDSLLAGDFSTRERMMIDAVVYHGKKQIAKQTVLNEVHVRAHAPERMVNVSVTYNGTALTDYWADSVLVSTPTGSTAYNLAAGGPIIHPATPAVVLTPVAASSLSVRPLVLSLSSKKLQMKSAVDGPLDLVFDGRTTVVLKPNDVLTLAESKSVTTFIRLRHTGFVGALREKLGWTGKPRQV, encoded by the coding sequence GTGAACAAGGTCAAAAAATTCCAATTCCGCACGATTGGTATCGTGGGCTGGAAGGACAAAAATCCGGATTTGGCGCTTGCGCTCGACGTGATTTCGAAATGGGCGGTTGAGCATCCGCAGGTGACATTCTGCGTGCTGAATAACCTGAAAGATTTGGTGCGCAAGCCCATCAAGATTGTCAAGGAAAGCGAACTTTGCAAGTCCGACTTGTTGCTTGCTATTGGCGGCGACGGCACTGTGCTTTCGGCGGCGCACATGGCGCTCGGGCACGACACGCCCATTCTGGGCGTGAACGCGGGTCGTGTGGGTTTCTTGGCTGAGACTCGTGTTGAAGGCCTTTCGCAGACTTTGGATAGCTTGCTTGCTGGCGACTTTTCGACCCGCGAGCGCATGATGATTGACGCGGTAGTTTACCACGGTAAAAAGCAGATTGCCAAGCAGACGGTGCTAAACGAGGTGCACGTTCGTGCGCACGCGCCCGAGCGCATGGTGAATGTGAGCGTGACTTACAACGGAACTGCTCTGACCGATTACTGGGCCGATTCCGTGCTCGTTTCGACTCCAACAGGCTCTACCGCCTACAATCTGGCGGCTGGTGGCCCTATCATTCACCCGGCTACGCCTGCGGTGGTGCTGACTCCGGTGGCGGCGAGCAGCCTTTCGGTGCGTCCGCTGGTGCTTTCGCTTTCGTCCAAGAAACTCCAGATGAAATCTGCAGTCGATGGACCGCTGGACTTGGTATTTGATGGCCGTACCACGGTTGTCTTGAAACCGAATGATGTGCTGACTCTTGCCGAAAGCAAGTCGGTGACGACATTTATTCGCTTGCGCCATACGGGATTTGTGGGCGCGCTTCGCGAAAAGCTTGGTTGGACGGGAAAACCGAGGCAGGTTTAA
- the ffh gene encoding signal recognition particle protein — MFSQLTDSLESTLKNLRGQGKLTEENVAESLREVRRAFLEADVNFNVTRDFVKAVKEKAMGSEVLSSVTPGQQIVKIIHDELVAVMGGETKEINLSGPAPVGIMMVGLQGSGKTTFAGKIALWMRSKKKRKPLLVAADVYRPAAIKQLQVLGKSIGIPVYDEGQGNPVEIIKHGYQYAKDNGFDLVIYDTAGRLQIDEELMQELEKARDAVHPDEILFVADAMIGQEAVNVAETFWNRLNFTGVCLSKMDGDTRGGAALSIKKMTGVPICFIGVGEKLPEIELFHPDRMASRILGMGDVVSLVEKAQQVIDEKDAKDLKKKILNNTFDLNDFLNQLRTIKKLGRIKDILSLIPGLNKLPIDQIDEKELVYVEAVLSSMTPKERKKPDILDGSRKARVAKGSGTEIGRVNAVLKQYETMKEMFKKVGDMARKQNNGGAVGSNYTPPKDKKKKKKK, encoded by the coding sequence ATGTTTTCACAGCTGACTGACTCTCTAGAATCTACTCTCAAGAACCTGCGCGGGCAGGGCAAGCTCACCGAAGAAAACGTCGCCGAATCACTGCGCGAAGTACGCCGTGCATTCCTCGAAGCCGACGTGAACTTCAACGTGACCCGCGACTTCGTTAAGGCCGTTAAAGAAAAGGCCATGGGCTCCGAAGTGCTTTCCTCGGTGACTCCCGGTCAGCAGATTGTGAAAATCATCCACGACGAACTCGTGGCCGTGATGGGTGGCGAAACCAAGGAAATCAACCTTTCTGGTCCGGCTCCAGTCGGCATTATGATGGTCGGTCTGCAGGGTTCCGGTAAGACGACCTTCGCTGGCAAAATCGCCCTCTGGATGCGCAGCAAAAAGAAGCGCAAGCCGCTCTTGGTTGCCGCCGACGTGTACCGCCCCGCCGCTATCAAGCAGTTGCAGGTGCTCGGCAAGTCGATTGGCATTCCCGTTTACGACGAAGGCCAGGGCAATCCGGTGGAAATCATCAAGCACGGTTACCAGTACGCCAAGGACAACGGCTTTGACTTAGTGATTTACGATACCGCAGGCCGCTTGCAGATCGACGAAGAGTTGATGCAGGAACTGGAAAAAGCCCGCGACGCCGTTCACCCGGACGAAATTCTGTTCGTGGCCGACGCCATGATCGGTCAAGAAGCGGTGAATGTGGCAGAAACCTTCTGGAACCGTCTGAACTTTACGGGCGTTTGCCTTTCGAAGATGGACGGTGACACCCGTGGCGGTGCAGCGCTCAGCATCAAGAAGATGACGGGTGTGCCTATCTGCTTTATCGGTGTCGGCGAAAAGCTCCCCGAAATTGAACTGTTCCACCCCGACCGTATGGCCAGCCGAATCCTCGGCATGGGCGACGTGGTCAGCCTCGTGGAAAAGGCCCAGCAGGTTATCGACGAAAAAGACGCGAAGGACCTGAAGAAAAAGATTCTCAATAACACCTTCGACCTGAACGATTTCTTGAACCAGCTGCGCACCATCAAGAAGCTCGGCCGTATCAAGGACATTCTGAGCCTGATTCCTGGCCTGAACAAGCTCCCGATTGACCAGATTGACGAAAAGGAACTGGTTTACGTGGAAGCCGTGCTCAGCTCCATGACCCCGAAGGAACGCAAGAAGCCCGACATTTTGGACGGTAGCCGCAAGGCTCGCGTAGCCAAGGGTTCCGGCACTGAAATCGGTCGCGTGAACGCTGTGCTCAAGCAGTACGAAACCATGAAGGAAATGTTCAAGAAGGTCGGCGACATGGCCCGCAAGCAAAACAATGGCGGCGCCGTAGGTTCCAACTACACGCCGCCTAAGGACAAGAAGAAAAAGAAGAAAAAATAA